The proteins below come from a single Peromyscus eremicus chromosome 22, PerEre_H2_v1, whole genome shotgun sequence genomic window:
- the Alkal2 gene encoding ALK and LTK ligand 2, with protein sequence MRLSGRPLFLMLLLLSMVGDRGRAQPRGPADQQTLLRLLVELVQELKKFHTGDNKRLQLLGESDFALGRREATDYGADPEEQRVEIVPRDLRMKDKFLKHLTGPLYFSPKCSKHFHRLYHNTRDCTIPAYYKRCARLLTRLAVSPMCMER encoded by the exons ATGCGCTTGTCAGGGCGCCCGCTGTTCCTTATGCTGCTACTGCTGAGCATGGTGGGGGACCGGGGACGTGCGCAGCCCCGGGGGCCTGCAGACCAGCAGACCTTGCTGAGATTGCTAGTTGAGCTGGTTCAGGAGCTGAAGAAATTCCACACTGGAGACAACAAGAGGCTGCAGCTCCTTGGCGAGTCCGACTTTGCCTTGGGCCGTAGGGAGGCCACGGATTATGGGGCAGACCCAGAGGAGCAGAGAGTGG AGATTGTTCCTCGAGATCTAAGGATGAAGGACAAGTTTCTGAAACATCTCACAG GTCCTCTTTATTTCAGTCCGaagtgcagcaagcactttcacAGACTTTACCACAACACGCGAGACTGCACCATCCCTGCAT ACTATAAAAGATGTGCCAGGCTACTTACTCGGCTGGCTGTCAGTCCCATGTGCATGGA